TAAAAACATACGGtcttgaggaagaatgcTTGACTGACAAGGTGATGGCAAGCCTCGCGGCCAATCAGCAGGGATGACAAAAAGATCGTCTAATCCAAAGCTGCTGGAGAACCCATCCTTGGGGATAGTGTCGATACCGATGCGAGTGCCGGAACCATTTCTCTCCCATGGTTGGGTAGTTCCGATACCACCGCCATTACTCCAAGGCTGGAAGTTGGGAGAAGGACCggaaggttgaggagattTGCTTGAAGGCGTCTCCTTGTTCCCAAAGGTTCCGAAACGGTTGAGATCATATCTGATGATATGCCCAACTTCTGTAATCCAATGATCAACGATATTGTCAGAGCGTGATGTTTGAGGGCGGTTCTCTGGCATCGAGAGCTCCGGTGCAATGGGTTCAGGTTCAGATTGTCTGGTGGCGGATGACAGACTGGCGAGTTTGGCTTCCAGATCAGCTAGTAACGTAAAAGGTCAATGCCGACCTCAAACCATTCTTTTTCCGTTACTCACTAATCCTCTGCCTGAGAAtgtcattctcttcatctcgaGTTGGTCTTGAACCTTGAGAGACAGCGGGCCTTTTCAGTCCAGACGCAGACCCAGGCCTGGAGAGGCGTTGTATGGGTTCTTGAGTGGGAGGACTACCAttttccacaccttcaCCATCAGCCCAAGTACAAACAAGCACTGGCACACTTGTTCCATTCCGATTCGCAGAACGAGCTGCATGGGCATGCGATCGAAGACATGGTGAACACACGGGATGTGCGCCGTCACACTTTGTTTTGCGTTTTTTACATTGTCGACATGCGTGGTTACGTTTCAGAGGCGCAAGACTCTGATCCGCTAGTATTTCGTCGTGTGCAGTTGGCGTGTTCATAGTGCAAGGTTATAATTAAAATCCTTGCTGATCGATACGCTTACCAAGCGACCGAATAGGTGGGAATTGCCTCTATAGTCAATGGAGAGACTGAAGCAGTGTCACAAAAttggcgaagaaaagacaCTTGTCTTGCGATGTAGAAGCTACGGTTACACCAAGCTATGTGTCGACGCAAAACGTACTCGGGGGCCTGTAATAAGGGTGGTCGGAGTGTAACGGcgtcagaagaggaggtggaaaaAGGATATATGAAGGAGGAACTTAGGATACCTGACCAATAAACAATTGATATCGTGGGCCGTCGGTCATACCTCCCCTTTTCGAGGATTCATCAAATTAGCTTCCGTTAACCCCCCCCCCTTTgcaatttttttttttggcgtCGACGACGACCTGAACGACAAATTTAATTATTAATTTAAATCATAATAATTTTAACCAACAATTTCTAACATGACGTGGAGTTAAGGGGGTTTGTATGTTTAATTAATTAGTActatttattattattattattattgtaGACTTTTTTTAATTTTGATTTTAAAATCATTTGTTAAATAATTATCTAGTAAACTTACATCCGTTTCTACCGTGACTTATTTAGCAACTTTCCGACTTTTTATACGTAGAGGGATGGCGGATCAGCATGCCCTACAGCAAATGTATCTTCTCCGCGATGTCTGCAACATAATCATTCGACCCAACGATATTGGCCTCTCGGTGAGATAGGTTCTTGTGGGCTGTCAGCATGCACGTAAGCCTGTAAAGTTAATGGCATCCATTAACACTGAGTAATACATCCTGTGTCATCCCACAGAGTCTGGAAAAGCCGACATCCACATGCATCCCGCGTAATCTTGGAAACAATTGAGtcccaaaaaagaaaacactCTACTGAACTCATCTAAATGTATATACTGTAACTCTGTATGATGCGGACGGATGGCGTCCTCACAATTTCAGGCcggaaggaaggggaaaacTTCAAAACCACAGCAATATATCACCTTCTCTCTATAACGCCTATAAATTCTTTTTCGAGCTGAAAATGGAAATGATTATTTTGGACAACTTGGGTATGAACAACTATCGATGTTTTGGATGTAAGGTGGGTGGGAGATAGAGGAGATTAGGTGGTTTACTTGGCAGTGCCGATGCTATTGTCCGCACATTATGAGCCCCAAAGTCGCCCTTCAGACAAACTATTTAAAACTTACAAAGCCTTGACGTAATCAGCAAAGCTGACCATGCAGATAGTTTGCCAAGCTCCCAAACCGATACGGGGCGCGACACCCCTGTAAAGACCCTTGATACCGTTGGTCTTGTAAATGTAAGAGAAGGTGTTGAGAACAGTCTTCTTGGCCGGTCGAGAGGGGTCTTGGGATTTAATAGCGGATTGCATCTGGTTAAAGAATAGACGTTAACGTGAAATAGATAgatgggaaaaaagaatgaacGTACTTCTACACGGACAACCTCAATAGGCTGGTTCCAAGTAGCCAAAGCACCACCCAGCGTACTCGCCAGAATCTTATCCATCGCCCCAagcttctctccttccttgatCCCCTTGACATTTCTCAACCCTGCTTCGGCAAGTCGGGCGAAACCGAAACGGGACCCCCAGTTGGTAGCTTGTCGAAGCGCGACAGCGTTGACACCCTTGTTGATACCGGCGATACCTTCACGCTTGTAAATATCATGGAAGACTTTGAATGTGGATTCAACAGGGGCACCAGCGGACATTTGCTTATGTCGGGTGATCTCAACTGTCTTCATACAAGTACAGAAACCTGttccatcatcaaattAGTCTGATCACTAACAAGGCATGCTGCTTAGGGAAATAAACTGACCCATGGTAGCGTACGCCTGGGCAATACCACCACCGATACCGCCAAGCATACCAGCCGCAGCAGGTGACAGGTTGAAGCCCTTAACAGCagccttctcaatctcgGCAGAAGTAAAGATAAGCACGCCACCCTTAGTGGAAGCTTCAATCCAGGCCTGTTCAGTTTGAATTAGTCAGTATTGCATTGTAATTATACTATGACAAATTGGCCGTATTGGTGTCGGGTAGACGTGTCTGTCGCCTGGGCGCAAGGCCTTGAATAGCTCTATGCTCTCCAGAGCCCTCCGGGAACGTTCCACAGAGTACACATAACCAACAAGATAAAGGCAATTAGACTCACCCAAGGTATCAAACCCTGGTAGAACCCTTTGAAACCTCCGCGACTCCAGACAGACTTGAAAGCCTGGCCCATAGTTTGACTTCGGTTGGCGGCCATTTGGGTTTTGAGCACCTCAAGAGGCTGACCGAGTGTGGTCACTTCGAACATGTTCATAGTGGCACCTATCATGAGTCGTGTCAACTCGATGTTTCAAAAAGTGGTCCTGCGACGCGTGAGAGATAAAGAGAATTTGAAATGCGAGTTCGCAGATCgactgatgatgagaaagcTAGGGAAGCCTGGAGGTGGCACGCCAATAAATACATGGTAGGCATGGATATGCACCCTACACTCCCATCACCATGACATGTCCCAGCCGATCGCAGACTACAATATCTCTGAAGACCCAATGGGTGTTGAGGCGCGCGAATGAAGTAAGCTAACTCACCAACAGCGATGTTGGACCAGCTGAAACCTTTTTCCATGGGAGCCATTGTGATGGGATATCTGCAGACGAGGAGGTAATGAGGTATgtagaaaaaaaaggtatATGTTGAGTCGAAAgatatgtatatatatgtgTATAGTTGCTTTGGGGAATGGGGAGTGGTCGTATCAAACTCTGTCCCTGAGGGTGCCCCACGAAATATCAAATCTCACATTTGATCCCGCTGCCCAATCACACATCCCAAATTGAACATTCAAAGCCATGATAGCAACACATCATACGGGTTTGCCGGGTTTGACTGAGACAGACCACCATTCTCACTGGTAGGCACGCCGCGATAATTGGGGAGACAGGTAGATGCGGAGAAGTGGGAAGTGGCGATGAGGTATGAGAATGTGTGAGAATGTGTATGGAGCAGTGATAATTTGACTTCTTGAAAACATCAGCAGTCTTGGCCGTCCCCCTATCAGACGCCCGACTTTCCAGATTCTAGGATTTCCGCTACTTAACAACGAACACTTTGTATAAGCATCGTTGCACACAATCACTAGGTAAAATCCAGTACTGGATTTCCTAGTGAGATATGAACTCGTGCTCACGCTTACAAGAGCACTGCAAAAAAGTAGCACATGCTATCAAATTCAGTCGATATAAGGACAGCCGTCACATAATGCGTATACCATATCTTATCACAACAACTGCTTAGTTCAGAGAGTCAGGAATGCAGTGATCATAGGTGCATCCCCCAGGAAGTAGTACAAGCCCCTCTAAGTACCTAATAAGACCGAATTTACTTGGCCTTCTCGgcagcctccttctcagcgagcctcttcttcctctgacCTTCGTTCCTCTGAGCAGCACGAGCAAGTCGGAGGGTGGTGAAAGCGTtagcctccttctcctcgtcgGTAATGGCACGAGGAGCCTCGGCGGTGTAAGAGGCGGGGAGAGGGATAGAGTCACGGGTGATGTGGGCAGTGAGGTCGTCACCCTACTTTTTGTCAATGGCGTCGCAAAGGAAAACACAAAGGTGTACTCACGGTCGCGTCACCAGCCTTGGGCTTGCCAGCCTTCCTGGGGAAGACGACCAACCTAGACTTGTACTCCTTGAGCCTCTCGACGTTGAGCTTCTGGCCCTCCTCAGACTTGGACCTTCGTCGGGGGTCGACGGAGATACCGAGGGACAAagcctccttcctcctgatACCGGCGAGCTTGAGCTCAGAGGTGGTGAAACCACGGCCCTCTGTGACGAACCATCAGCAACCTCGTAACTTTTTTTAAAAAATCTTCAATTCGATAAAAGTACTCACCCCTGATACGGATGTTGTACCTCTGGGTGGGGCATCGGACAGCGGGTCGGAGTCGCTGGAGGGGGGCGGCGCCAGAGGCAAGGGCCTTCTTGCTCCTAGCAACTCGTCGAGACTTCTTCTTACCGGGCTGGTCGAACTGTTCACCACGACGTCAGCCTTGTTATCCTCCTTCAGTTTTCccacatccttctctccttcaaaccacacatcctctcctcgtccaCAGCACAGGATGAATCAACTAACCCAGGTCTTGACACGCCTCTGCCAGTCCTTGTGGAAGTGGTTCTTTTGAAGCTGGTTGTTGTGCTTGACCATTTTGTTTACTGCAAGAGTGTGTCGAGTGTACCGCGAGTTAAAATGACGAGGATTTGAGTGTAGGAGTTGAATAAATCAGCACTGGTGTCGTTGCTTGGATTGTGTCAACTTACCTCGGCCCCAGCTATGGTAGTACTTGAGGGATGAAAAATAAGTTAAGAGTGTCCAAATCACCAAATTCCACCAGGCCGCATCCCACTCCAGCGCCAAACTGCCCCCGGCAATTTCTGCCAACGAAACTCCGACCTGAATGTGGCACACGTAACATTTATCCAATCGTCCACTTACACATCACTCGCGCCTCGCCTCACTCCCCACTGGCGCACAAATTTATCTGCTCTTTCATTCCTCTCTCGTTCTTCAACAAACGCAAAATCATTCTACAAAAAAgcacctcctctccccctgCGGATCCCTAAGTTCTAGGACAGAGGTCGTATCCCTAAtcgtggagaaggaggccGTCATATCGTAGAAGAGAACGAAATAAAAAACAGGACTTGGGTGGACCGTTCGCTTGAAATATAGTGGCGGGGGGTCCAAATCTTTGTTTTACATTCTTTATAGTATATACTTCCATGACTTTTCAACTCTCACTTGGCGGCTTATGCACTTATGAATTGGGATGCGATAGtgatggaggatggtgaCAACAGGGGAAACATGATCTGGCCGACGATTTTGATGGTCACTCCCGTTGGCATCCCGTTGGCAGGGTTTTTGCGCACAGTCGATATTTTTGAGCATGATTCGGGATCGAGGCTGATTTGTTTTCATAATAGTTTCGGATACTGCGCACGCCTCCTATACCACGCGAGCCTATTTTGACATCTGCCTCATATTTACAACATCTGAAGAACTATTAACAAATGGCAACAACTACTCCTATTGCATGTACTTCTTGATATTGCCTGTTTTACATTCTGTTGTTGAAATAATTTTGCCTTGTTCGTAACCAAATCAATACCTCTCCTAACGCATTCGAAATGTCTTCACGGCCCACAAGAGCTTACACTCTCACCCCCCTCCCCACCTCCCAACGTCTTCTCCGCACATTCCTCACCAATCGCCATGCAGCTACCATCTTCGCCCAGCACTTTAAAGTCACCCCCGAGGAGTTAGTCATCTTTCGCGATAGAAGTGGGGCAGTGATCGCTGGCAAAGCGGAATATCTCCAGGAAGTCAAATTCCCTCAGAAGGCTCTGTTACAACCTGAgaggagaggtgaagaggaaggaggagaggaagaggaagcggcTTACCCTCCACCGAAATCAGCATGGATGCTTAACCCTCTTGGCATGTCTCGTCGTCTGCTCGAGACTTTGGGggatgaagcagaggcGAAGCGCGTCTTCGGGGGATACTTTGAAATCGACCAAACGGAGGAATtaggacaagaagaaagggacGAGGTGAAAGTCTGGTATGACGGAGAGGGCGGAGTAATTGGTTGTCGGGGTGAAGGGGTTCGACGGCTCGCTATCTTAAATACGCGGAAAGAGTGATAAATGGAGCGGCTTCGCCTACTTCCGGATCGCCGACGTTGTCGCAAAGGCTTGCAGACGAGCTCATCTATGCTATCACTCATCAAAAGACTTATGAGCCATGGCCACGTGTCTGGACTCTGTTTTTTGGCTTGGCACAGAGAAACCGATGAGCCATGAGCCCGTGAGTATCGATCTTCCCTCGAGAGTGTAGATTGACGGTGTCTTCAGCTGCCTCCATTTGAATTGCTTTGTTTCGGTCAGTCTGACCAGCGTAGGACCTTTATTTTTTAGACACAGCCCTAGAAATTATATGACAGCAAGATTCATCACATTAGGTGGACACTTCCGGCCCATTAGACTTCAATTTTCTTAACTAATCTGGCAGAACACTGTCTCATCATTCACGGTCTTCTCTTGAGAACATTTCAAAAATCCGAGTGGCGGCGTTTAACTGGATAATGTCGAGGTAGACGTTTAGACGTTACTGACTGTGTAAACATCACAAAACTAAGGCGGGCCACTCacttcatctcttcacccatcttcatctcgtcTTCGTTGTGGCAGGTGTTACTACAGCTTTTTGAGGTGACTCTCGACCGAAAGGACATCACATCACTCAGACTGAATTCGAAATCAGTGACTGCaaattcttcatcttctccttttaAGTTCTCCATATACGTCATCAAATATGATATGGCTGGACTGATTGTACTCCTAGAGATTCTCGTTAGGATAAATATCCTGTAccgaaaggaaaagaggcaTCAGTGCGCCTGTTAGGCATATTGAAGGATGCCTTGGAGATTGTTGTCTCTGAAATTGAGAGATTGGGCTTCTCGATATCCCCTACCTCGAACTTTTGCTTGCTTACAGcttactcttcctctttcttcaaagTCATCAGCAACATGGGGAAATCCGCACGGGAAAGTAGAGAAGGGGGATATCAATAGAAACTAGGGAGATGAGCTATGTCCTTAtcaggaaaagggaagaaaagtaaTGCCACTGCAAGGTGTTCGGAAATGCCATGCCATTATTTCATCAACTCCTCTGTGCTGAATGCATCACGCCTGTATCAAATAGCAAACATTCCGGACTAGCCATCTCCCTTATTCATTACCTAAATTGAATAAAAATATTGCCCAGTAGAAACTTCCTTGAAATAGGCcgggagaagaatgaagtagGACATAcaaaagagcaaaagagaaggacacAAGAACATCACTGCAGAAATCTCGACCATAAATTATCGCATCCGTCTGAATGATTGTCTTTTTGATAGCAAATTATCCGGGTGACAGAATCATTACCAAAGAAAACCTTGACAGACTTCTTGTATGCGTGGATAAAGGGACATTCAAAATCAATTATACTATATCTCTTGTGATTTCGCAGACTCAACTCTCTCCGATCTTAGAACAGCTTCCATAGGAAATTTGGCGTTGAAGCACAGCGGTGTAAATGTAACTCCTATGCGGGTCACAAGTTGAGCGCCGCCAGCTGTACGTGCCACATGCATCCTGCGATAGgagtaaaaaaaaaaagtgagTGGAGGGAGTGTGACAGCTTGATGTTCTGCTTGGGCTTACTGACATAGCTTGACCTTATGCTGCGTAGCGCAGTTTGGCAGTCGTGACagcggaagagagaaaaagacgaGGCGGCACGTAAAATGGGGTGATTGGGTCTAGGTATCTAAGTGGCTAGGTGCCGGGTTTCCTGGTTGGAAGAGGGCTCAGTGCACCTATCATATTGGGCCTGTAGGGTGTTTACTTGCggacttgcattgaggAAGTGAAGTAGTAGAAAACCAACGACTGCTTCGTTGATAACAATACTGCTACACTGACTATTAAACCTTCTCGATCCTAATCTTCCGCTCGTACCTGGGATGTTGACGTAATTAGTCTGTGAACTTAAGTGACCCACCATTTACTTATGTACCTTTCCACCGCGTATCGACGATACTTCGCGCGTCAATATACCGTCGATAAACGTTGACAGCAACGAACTGAAATGGCACCTCGCACAAGATACGCCATAGATCCCTCATTGACCGGTCATACAGCGGCCCCACCATCCCAGCAGCAACAATGGCAGCAACCAGAGTACATTCAAGCAGCTCAGCCGGGCTATCAACCTGAAACGTATCGGCAGCAGGCGCAATCGGATCCAAACTCAATGCCTCAGTTGCATAATGTCCCCGAAAGAGAACTTCCACCAAGCGGACCATATGCTCCTGCGCAATCCAATCATCGTGCGATTCATCCTTCACAACAGTTGCAGCAgaaacagcagcaacacGAAATGCAATCGCCGAGGGctactcctcctccaaatcaTATTCCACAACCGCCTCATTCTTCTGGACCTACAATGAGCGGGATGAGGGTTAGGATCGATCCGAGTCAAGTCCCAAACCCTATTGAAGCTCAAGAGCTGGACCAAAACTTGtacgaggatgaggactTTTTAAGTTGTCAAACTCGTGGCCTGATCCCTCTGGTTGGGACTGACTACAGGGGCGTAGATCAAGGTACGCTTGAATTTTCTGGTTCAAAAATATATCGATTAATATAGAGACTTAGGCAATTCGCTgcctcgtcatcttcgaGCTACGCTTCCATGCGTTCCTTCAAATGGTCAGCTTCTCGACACCactgctcttcctttcgGTGTTCTGGTTCAGCCTTTTGCGCCGTTGCGATACGATGAAGCCCCTATTCCGTGCATTTCCAGCTGGGTTTCAGGACAAAGCGCTTTCGACCCTCCAGCATTCAAGGGTGAAACATGGGGAGCGGAGggtgaaggggatgagCAAGGTCCACCGAGGTGTGAGAAGTGCAGAGGGTATATCAACCCATGGATTAGGTTTGTCgatggcggaagaaggtggacGTGTAACTTGTGTGGGAGTCTCAATGAGGgtacatcatcattcatttACCGGTTTGGTTCACATCTGATGACTTTGCAGTGTCCTCGCAGTACTTCTGCCACCTCGCTCCCAATGGCCAACGTCTTGATCATGCTGAAAGGCCGGAACTTCAATTTGGCACTGTCGATTTTCCTGTACCTCCTTCTTACTGGTCCCTGCAGCCTCCTTCTGGGTCTTTACTCGACTCCATTGACTCGGACGCGCTCGCCTCAACTGCACATGATCTCTTGGGTGGCCTGCAAGCGTCTCTTGGGCAAAACCAACCTCATATCCCTACTGGTAAAGAAcagcgagagaaggaaaaagaaaaggagaaggagaggaagaagttcAGAAAGCCTGTAGCATTGAGTCGTGTTTTTATCCTCGATGTCAGCGCACATGCTGGAGAAAGTGGAGTTGCCAGACAAGTCTGTGAAGGGATTAGGAAGGCTATCTACGGAAGCAAGGAAAgtggggatgaggaagaggaactgctgggagaaggacaaCGAATTGGATTTGTATCTGTGGGAGAGACTGTATCGTTCTGGAATCTTTCCGTACGTCTGTCTTGTCCCCAAGTGCGCAATTGCTGATTGCATGGTAGTCTCATCTGCAAGCGCCTTCGCAGGCGGTTGTTTCGGATCTTGATGACATGTTCATACCTTTTACCGCCGGCTTCCTTGTTGACCCCCAAGAATCCCGTGCTCAAATTGAGCATCTATTGGAACTTCTGCCGAACTTAGCcgagcaaggaagagaaggtgggaGGGTCGCTGCTGGCTCTGCTGTTGTCGGAGCTTTG
This genomic window from Cryptococcus deuterogattii R265 chromosome 12, complete sequence contains:
- a CDS encoding tricarboxylate carrier — protein: MAPMEKGFSWSNIAVGATMNMFEVTTLGQPLEVLKTQMAANRSQTMGQAFKSVWSRGGFKGFYQGLIPWAWIEASTKGGVLIFTSAEIEKAAVKGFNLSPAAAGMLGGIGGGIAQAYATMGFCTCMKTVEITRHKQMSAGAPVESTFKVFHDIYKREGIAGINKGVNAVALRQATNWGSRFGFARLAEAGLRNVKGIKEGEKLGAMDKILASTLGGALATWNQPIEVVRVEMQSAIKSQDPSRPAKKTVLNTFSYIYKTNGIKGLYRGVAPRIGLGAWQTICMVSFADYVKAFIGTAK
- a CDS encoding 50S small subunit ribosomal protein L13e — encoded protein: MVKHNNQLQKNHFHKDWQRRVKTWFDQPGKKKSRRVARSKKALASGAAPLQRLRPAVRCPTQRYNIRIREGRGFTTSELKLAGIRRKEALSLGISVDPRRRSKSEEGQKLNVERLKEYKSRLVVFPRKAGKPKAGDATGDDLTAHITRDSIPLPASYTAEAPRAITDEEKEANAFTTLRLARAAQRNEGQRKKRLAEKEAAEKAK
- a CDS encoding protein transporter SEC24, yielding MAPRTRYAIDPSLTGHTAAPPSQQQQWQQPEYIQAAQPGYQPETYRQQAQSDPNSMPQLHNVPERELPPSGPYAPAQSNHRAIHPSQQLQQKQQQHEMQSPRATPPPNHIPQPPHSSGPTMSGMRVRIDPSQVPNPIEAQELDQNLYEDEDFLSCQTRGLIPLVGTDYRGVDQGNSLPRHLRATLPCVPSNGQLLDTTALPFGVLVQPFAPLRYDEAPIPCISSWVSGQSAFDPPAFKGETWGAEGEGDEQGPPRCEKCRGYINPWIRFVDGGRRWTCNLCGSLNEVSSQYFCHLAPNGQRLDHAERPELQFGTVDFPVPPSYWSLQPPSGSLLDSIDSDALASTAHDLLGGLQASLGQNQPHIPTGKEQREKEKEKEKERKKFRKPVALSRVFILDVSAHAGESGVARQVCEGIRKAIYGSKESGDEEEELLGEGQRIGFVSVGETVSFWNLSSHLQAPSQAVVSDLDDMFIPFTAGFLVDPQESRAQIEHLLELLPNLAEQGREGGRVAAGSAVVGALAGLNRIGGQINLFLTSLTTHGLGTLKTRENPDYYNTDKERTLFTPSEWYLTTADQLAEAGVGVNLFLFPSAYTDIASLGALAAGTGGETFFHPRFDVVRDREKVHSELRQVLTRETAYNATVRVRCSNGLRISDHLGNFYQRSLTDLEYATIDSAKSFTAVLKHEHRLDDRQPAFIQVAVLYTSKEGERRVRCLNMSFVVTSMIGNVFKFADQEACVSVLFKAGLSQVTQRSLRDIRKSLTDRANRVLLMYRKHCAPAVQHGQLILPEGFKLLPLYTLCMTKSKPIKGGSVSSDVRMHYTRHIKALSPTRVLILLYPRLLAIHDLAPTAGFADSNTGRLILPRFMRNSHGWMVAEGAYLMINGEIAMLWLGQAVSPQIINDLYGVDNFEDLDIRITRLPNLPTLLSTQIRNILTHLSSPHLIDQELPVVIVRQNMDGAEVEFANQLVEDSNNDALSYTDFLMTAHREITNDLSGGKGDSWRPW